From the Streptomyces syringium genome, one window contains:
- a CDS encoding SagB family peptide dehydrogenase has translation MGFAHEYAAAIMQRGRVHMEPVSFVPDWSDRPRKGKFYPGAESFPLPEGDCPATATVRAGVLPDRAERDDLFTLPLLGGMLLDSYGRVGRRLGVQANTDLPSLPCYTDANFSRGTASGGGLYPVTVYWVSGASGPLTPGVYHYSTTHHAMQRLLAGDVSAEVREVLGDPELHRDCDQFLVLGVKFWQNSFKYNSFSMHAVSMDVGAVLQTWRIWARARGLRVEPALWFDEERLGRLLGVSIEEEGVFAVVPLRWERTRPAAARPAAVPGDAPSVRRRDSERSRRVLTFETVRRIQAATAEHATARPAAGALLPAAVAAVPGGERLALPEPRPPEMRVREALRGRRSSFGRFDARRPVEGEDLAAALAACAAASLDSDAGDGAGGARLTRLYVFVNHVRSVAPGAYAYDPDTGELVLVKPGPPGGFLQRNYFLSNYNLEQAGAVVVPAVRTTAVLDAVGDRGYRLVNATIGAVAQTFYTTATALGLGSGVALGFDNLSFVEELGLAATGEAPLLVMLIGHERPGTADFRYEIA, from the coding sequence ATGGGTTTCGCCCATGAATACGCGGCTGCGATCATGCAGCGCGGCCGGGTTCACATGGAACCCGTCAGCTTCGTGCCCGACTGGTCGGACCGGCCGCGCAAGGGCAAGTTCTATCCGGGGGCCGAGTCCTTCCCGCTGCCGGAGGGCGACTGCCCGGCCACCGCGACCGTGCGGGCCGGTGTCCTGCCGGACCGTGCCGAGCGGGACGATCTGTTCACGCTGCCGCTGCTCGGCGGCATGCTGCTGGACTCCTACGGCCGGGTGGGCCGCCGCCTCGGCGTCCAGGCCAACACCGATCTGCCGTCCCTGCCGTGCTACACGGATGCGAACTTCTCCCGCGGCACCGCGTCGGGGGGCGGCCTCTACCCCGTCACCGTCTACTGGGTGTCGGGTGCCTCCGGTCCTCTGACCCCGGGGGTGTACCACTACTCGACGACCCACCACGCGATGCAGCGCCTCCTGGCGGGCGACGTCAGCGCCGAGGTGCGCGAGGTGCTCGGGGACCCCGAACTCCACCGGGACTGCGACCAGTTCCTCGTCCTGGGTGTGAAGTTCTGGCAGAACTCCTTCAAATACAACAGCTTCTCCATGCACGCGGTGAGCATGGACGTCGGCGCCGTCCTGCAGACCTGGCGTATCTGGGCGCGCGCCCGGGGGCTGCGGGTCGAGCCCGCCCTGTGGTTCGACGAGGAGCGGCTGGGCCGGCTGCTCGGGGTGTCCATCGAGGAGGAGGGCGTCTTCGCGGTCGTCCCGCTCCGCTGGGAGCGGACCCGCCCCGCGGCTGCCCGCCCGGCGGCGGTGCCCGGCGATGCCCCGTCCGTGCGCCGTCGGGACAGCGAGCGTTCCCGGCGGGTGCTGACCTTCGAGACCGTACGGCGGATCCAGGCGGCGACCGCCGAGCACGCGACGGCCCGCCCGGCCGCCGGTGCGCTGCTGCCCGCCGCGGTGGCGGCCGTGCCCGGCGGGGAACGCCTCGCCCTGCCGGAGCCGCGGCCCCCGGAGATGCGGGTGCGCGAGGCGCTGCGCGGGCGCCGCAGCAGCTTCGGCCGGTTCGACGCGCGGCGCCCCGTCGAGGGCGAGGACCTGGCGGCCGCGCTGGCCGCCTGCGCGGCCGCGTCGCTCGACAGCGACGCCGGTGACGGCGCGGGCGGGGCGCGGCTGACCCGGTTGTACGTCTTCGTCAACCATGTGCGGTCCGTCGCCCCGGGCGCGTACGCCTACGACCCCGACACCGGGGAGCTGGTGCTGGTGAAGCCCGGTCCGCCGGGCGGTTTCCTCCAGCGCAACTACTTCCTGTCCAACTACAACCTGGAGCAGGCCGGGGCCGTCGTCGTCCCCGCCGTGCGCACCACGGCGGTGCTCGACGCGGTGGGTGACCGGGGGTACCGGCTGGTGAACGCCACGATCGGGGCGGTCGCCCAGACCTTCTACACCACCGCCACCGCGCTGGGGCTCGGCAGCGGGGTCGCGCTCGGCTTCGACAACCTCTCCTTCGTCGAGGAACTGGGGCTCGCGGCGACCGGTGAGGCACCGCTGCTGGTCATGCTGATCGGTCACGAGCGGCCGGGCACAGCCGACTTCCGCTACGAGATCGCCTGA
- a CDS encoding TOMM precursor leader peptide-binding protein, which translates to MPSGDAAGAPGPVAEFCRALGDAVRRALRGRDGEPVEVEVSALGVRDELTAGPSAPSDPAAVPVLLYGHHALVGPLPRPGGERRPCARCLARRWQSVRRRSLRDALELGSGTRAAGVAPYATPFAADAIAALIVSARAADRAAGEGPFAAVHLVDLETLRVSRRLLVPDAECPGCGRRVPDSPRAAAVELPPTPKHRPGSFRLRGIETYDLPADAFANPVCGALGPAVVHDVGSASTAATVGCFELRSGSYLRETFWGGHADSYAHSERVGILEGLERAAGMRARAKATGVVASWESLGENALDPRVCGLYDPAFHRDNPHVVPFSPGRRIPWVWGHSLRDRRPVLVPEVLTYYGTPGLENRFVQESSNGCASGGSLAEAVYFGLMEVIERDAFLLAWYGRAALPEIDPRSSRDPRTRQMVDRLEMYGYEARFFDTRVTFPIPVVTAVAVRRDGGPGALCFGAGAGLDPEAAISGGLCEIATDAVNLRGRTERDGARLRAMAADFDKVLALHDHPLVYGLPEMAHHASFLLGAAGAPRPPKLSVAELYGRQRPVLPVSADLATDVGTCVDAVAAAGFDVIVVDQTLPEQRDLGLHTVSVLVPGLVPIDFGRRRQRALRMPRTRTALYEAGLRERELLPGELNPAPHPFP; encoded by the coding sequence GTGCCCAGCGGTGACGCCGCCGGAGCGCCCGGCCCCGTGGCGGAGTTCTGCCGGGCCCTGGGCGACGCCGTGCGGCGGGCGCTGCGGGGGCGGGACGGCGAGCCGGTGGAGGTGGAGGTGTCGGCGCTGGGCGTGCGCGACGAGCTGACGGCCGGGCCGTCGGCGCCGTCCGACCCGGCGGCCGTGCCCGTGCTGCTCTACGGTCACCACGCGCTGGTCGGTCCGCTCCCCCGCCCCGGCGGCGAGCGGCGGCCCTGCGCGCGGTGTCTGGCCCGCCGTTGGCAGTCGGTGCGGCGGCGTTCGCTGCGCGACGCCCTGGAGCTCGGCTCCGGCACCCGGGCTGCGGGCGTCGCGCCCTACGCGACACCGTTCGCGGCCGACGCGATCGCCGCGCTGATCGTGTCGGCCCGGGCAGCCGACCGGGCAGCCGGCGAGGGGCCCTTCGCCGCCGTCCACCTCGTGGACCTGGAGACGCTCCGGGTGAGCCGCAGGCTGCTGGTGCCGGACGCGGAGTGCCCCGGCTGCGGGCGGCGCGTCCCCGACAGCCCGCGGGCCGCGGCGGTGGAGCTGCCGCCGACGCCCAAGCACCGTCCCGGCTCGTTCCGGCTGCGCGGCATCGAGACGTACGACCTGCCGGCGGATGCGTTCGCCAACCCGGTCTGCGGCGCGCTCGGCCCCGCCGTCGTGCACGACGTGGGCTCGGCGTCCACCGCCGCGACCGTCGGATGCTTCGAGCTGCGCTCCGGCTCCTACCTCCGGGAGACGTTCTGGGGCGGCCACGCCGATTCCTACGCGCACAGTGAGCGCGTAGGGATTCTGGAGGGGCTCGAACGGGCCGCGGGCATGCGGGCCCGGGCCAAGGCGACCGGGGTGGTGGCCTCCTGGGAGTCGCTGGGCGAGAACGCGCTGGACCCGCGCGTGTGCGGTCTGTACGACCCGGCGTTCCACCGCGACAACCCCCACGTGGTGCCCTTCTCCCCCGGCCGGCGCATTCCGTGGGTGTGGGGTCACTCCCTGCGGGACCGGCGCCCGGTGCTGGTGCCGGAGGTACTGACGTACTACGGCACACCCGGCCTGGAGAACCGCTTCGTGCAGGAGAGCTCCAACGGCTGTGCCTCGGGCGGCAGTCTCGCGGAGGCCGTCTACTTCGGGCTGATGGAGGTGATCGAGCGGGACGCCTTCCTGCTGGCCTGGTACGGCCGGGCGGCGCTCCCGGAGATCGACCCCCGCTCCAGCCGCGACCCCCGGACCCGGCAGATGGTCGACCGGCTGGAGATGTACGGGTACGAGGCGCGGTTCTTCGACACCCGGGTGACGTTCCCCATCCCGGTCGTGACCGCGGTCGCCGTCCGCCGGGACGGCGGGCCCGGCGCCCTGTGCTTCGGCGCGGGGGCGGGCCTCGACCCGGAGGCGGCGATCAGCGGCGGGCTCTGCGAGATCGCGACCGACGCCGTGAATCTGCGCGGCAGGACCGAGCGCGACGGGGCGCGGCTGCGCGCGATGGCCGCCGACTTCGACAAGGTGCTGGCGCTGCACGACCATCCGCTCGTCTACGGGCTCCCGGAGATGGCGCACCACGCGTCGTTCCTGCTCGGTGCGGCGGGCGCGCCCCGGCCGCCGAAGCTCTCCGTCGCGGAGCTGTACGGTCGGCAGCGGCCCGTGCTGCCGGTCTCGGCCGACCTGGCGACCGACGTGGGAACCTGCGTCGACGCGGTGGCCGCGGCGGGCTTCGACGTGATCGTCGTCGACCAGACCCTGCCGGAGCAGCGGGACCTGGGGCTGCACACGGTGAGCGTCCTCGTCCCCGGGCTGGTCCCCATCGACTTCGGCCGGCGGCGCCAGCGGGCGCTGCGGATGCCCCGGACCCGCACGGCCCTGTACGAGGCGGGGCTGCGCGAGCGGGAGCTGCTGCCCGGTGAGCTCAACCCCGCCCCGCACCCCTTCCCGTGA
- a CDS encoding TOMM precursor leader peptide-binding protein → MPEAYEAIARTRPRIRRDVLFTETPDGVLFHNAHGGFHLNSPSAYRFATLVVPHLSGENRVEDICRGLGEKQRAMVARLVMTLYERKFARDAPAPDEAATALAPEVGRRFAAQLAYVDHYVDDAPRRFERFRDTRVAVLGDDLVARWCVLALVRNGCASIDVLPGADTEENRFEEVRAEASALAAEGCPVEIGVLGDGDADLGWADLAAYDAVVVTGGPAGPRRLLRLLTAGVPEGTYLLPASMFGSHAVVGPLMASGTTGCWACAVLRLGANGDAGAAAELWSGLALPTAGAPVGELPGRSLSAMIGNLLGYEIFRIATGALPAETRGQVIVQDTDSFDVVAEPLLPHPRCPFCATHDETPEDLALEALPGPGQAPVTVEVDPDALLAELNGRQALVRPHTGVFHRFTDEPWPQTPLKVGSVSLSVGHTARRQIAAFDIHTVAGARLRALDAAAAVYAEHVAPLKGVRATEDVTAAELEHAPDPAAYSVAGGLPAGPGQVTHWVPATSLLTEERVLVPAGAVRTFGPYNRHRLYVSTSAGTGAGPTAAAAAGRGLLSALAHDALGHAVRGSGQVTRVAAETVGDDAELVFLLASARNLGIGIELVDLGESTRSSAHVLLCRAADPRGGAGLWAVAGELGWRDAAAAAVRDVLGRAQLERELPEGESADTGDPLLGDLAPETLAVTGESAARGAEGTSYPAVLARLRATGRDALAVPTGPADLAAGGITTARVLLASGAARAQR, encoded by the coding sequence ATGCCCGAAGCCTATGAGGCGATCGCCCGGACCCGGCCCCGCATCCGCCGGGACGTGCTCTTCACCGAGACCCCCGACGGGGTGCTGTTCCACAACGCGCACGGCGGTTTCCACCTCAATTCCCCCTCCGCCTACCGCTTCGCCACCCTGGTCGTCCCGCACCTCAGCGGCGAGAACCGCGTCGAGGACATCTGCCGGGGTCTCGGGGAGAAGCAGCGGGCCATGGTCGCCCGTCTGGTGATGACGCTCTACGAGCGGAAGTTCGCCCGCGACGCCCCCGCCCCCGACGAGGCGGCGACGGCCCTCGCCCCCGAGGTCGGCCGGCGCTTCGCCGCGCAGCTCGCCTACGTCGACCACTACGTCGACGACGCACCCCGGCGCTTCGAGCGGTTCCGGGACACGCGGGTGGCGGTGCTCGGTGACGACCTCGTGGCCCGCTGGTGCGTTCTCGCTCTCGTGCGCAACGGCTGCGCGTCGATCGACGTCCTGCCCGGCGCCGACACCGAGGAGAACCGGTTCGAGGAGGTCCGTGCCGAGGCGTCGGCCCTGGCCGCCGAAGGCTGCCCGGTGGAGATCGGCGTCCTCGGTGACGGCGACGCCGACCTCGGCTGGGCGGACCTCGCGGCGTACGACGCCGTTGTGGTCACCGGCGGGCCCGCCGGACCCCGGCGGCTGCTGCGGCTGCTGACGGCCGGTGTTCCCGAGGGCACGTACCTGCTTCCCGCCTCCATGTTCGGCTCCCACGCGGTCGTCGGCCCGCTGATGGCATCCGGCACCACCGGCTGCTGGGCCTGCGCCGTGCTGCGGCTGGGCGCCAACGGCGACGCGGGCGCGGCGGCCGAGCTGTGGAGCGGGCTGGCCCTGCCCACGGCCGGGGCGCCGGTGGGCGAACTGCCCGGCCGGAGCCTGTCGGCGATGATCGGTAATCTCCTCGGGTACGAGATCTTCCGGATCGCCACGGGGGCGCTGCCCGCCGAGACACGCGGACAGGTCATCGTCCAGGACACCGATTCCTTCGACGTCGTCGCGGAGCCTTTGCTGCCGCACCCGCGCTGTCCGTTCTGCGCCACCCACGACGAGACGCCCGAGGACCTCGCCCTGGAGGCCCTGCCGGGGCCGGGGCAGGCCCCCGTCACGGTGGAGGTCGACCCGGACGCGCTGCTCGCGGAGCTCAACGGCCGCCAGGCGCTGGTCCGCCCGCACACCGGTGTCTTCCACCGGTTCACCGACGAGCCCTGGCCCCAGACCCCGCTGAAGGTCGGCAGCGTGAGCCTGTCCGTCGGGCACACCGCGCGGCGGCAGATCGCCGCGTTCGACATCCACACGGTGGCCGGCGCCCGGCTGAGGGCCCTGGACGCGGCCGCTGCCGTCTACGCCGAACACGTCGCCCCGCTGAAGGGGGTCCGCGCCACCGAGGACGTCACCGCCGCCGAGCTGGAGCACGCCCCGGACCCCGCCGCGTACTCCGTCGCCGGCGGCCTTCCCGCCGGCCCCGGCCAGGTGACGCACTGGGTCCCCGCGACCTCGCTGCTCACCGAGGAGCGGGTGCTCGTACCGGCCGGTGCCGTGCGCACCTTCGGCCCGTACAACCGCCACCGGCTGTACGTTTCGACCTCCGCCGGTACGGGCGCGGGCCCGACGGCCGCCGCGGCGGCGGGCCGCGGGCTGCTGTCCGCTCTCGCCCACGACGCCCTGGGGCACGCGGTACGCGGCTCGGGGCAGGTGACGCGGGTGGCGGCGGAGACCGTCGGGGACGACGCGGAGCTGGTCTTCCTCCTCGCCTCCGCCCGTAACCTCGGCATCGGTATCGAGCTGGTGGACCTCGGGGAGTCGACGCGCTCCTCGGCCCACGTCCTGCTGTGCCGCGCCGCCGACCCGCGCGGCGGGGCCGGGCTGTGGGCGGTGGCCGGGGAACTCGGCTGGCGGGACGCGGCGGCCGCGGCGGTCCGCGATGTGCTCGGCCGCGCCCAGCTCGAACGGGAGCTGCCCGAGGGCGAGTCGGCCGACACCGGTGACCCGCTGCTGGGTGACCTCGCCCCCGAGACCCTGGCCGTCACCGGGGAGAGTGCCGCCCGCGGCGCCGAGGGCACCTCGTACCCGGCGGTGCTCGCGCGGCTGCGGGCGACGGGCCGGGACGCCCTGGCCGTGCCCACCGGCCCGGCCGATCTGGCGGCCGGCGGCATCACCACGGCCCGGGTGCTGCTCGCTTCGGGGGCGGCCCGTGCCCAGCGGTGA
- a CDS encoding BTAD domain-containing putative transcriptional regulator, giving the protein MQFQVLGPLSITDGCDSVVLQPSKPTVLLATLLLRHNSVVSTEFLQSAIWGEDQPASAKAALQNCVLRLRRIFLKYGIANALIESVPGGYRISIGTAALDLMRFRQLLDSADAAGDPDTELRALKEALALWQGPFLSNVPSDVLRRDEIPHLVEERLRAVERARDIELSLGRCQQVITELWTVARAYPARERFREQLIEALYRSGRQAEALAEYRAVKGYLREELGVSPGSSLQRLEMTILRGGDIGPPVPDDRGALEGPAVAAAAAGLPPAEVPPAPPKARAALTAAPPPTARPIAPVPHFTGRTAETASLVTRLTTGASRPVTVVLSGAPGIGKTALAQHIALLTRDAFPGGRFLVPMSHPDGTPRSPGEIASALARREHHRADDAPDHGAGRLLVLDDVTDAEQVRPLLPTRPGSAVIITSGLGLAGLVAAHGGWAHRLDTLTEEESCRLLAAVLGTERAEAEPDALRLLAAGCGHFPLALTIMAARLLTRPRLRVADCAAWLRDDPVTRLSLAGDPRLSVPRVFATALDRLDPLLADAFLAIGRCDRRRFTARLGARLLGVAPQEAEETLERLVDAGLLEEEPAGEYQMHELLRAFARARPGGGGPTAVPAATAAASP; this is encoded by the coding sequence ATGCAATTCCAGGTTCTCGGGCCGTTGAGCATCACCGACGGTTGTGACAGTGTCGTGCTGCAGCCCTCGAAGCCGACGGTTCTGCTCGCCACCCTGTTGCTCCGCCATAACTCCGTGGTGTCCACCGAGTTCCTCCAGAGCGCGATTTGGGGCGAGGATCAACCCGCCTCCGCAAAGGCGGCTCTGCAGAATTGCGTGCTGCGGCTGCGGCGCATCTTCCTCAAGTACGGCATAGCCAACGCGCTGATCGAGTCGGTCCCCGGCGGATATCGGATATCGATCGGGACCGCGGCGCTCGACCTCATGAGGTTTCGGCAACTGCTCGATTCCGCCGATGCCGCGGGGGATCCCGATACGGAACTCCGGGCGCTCAAGGAGGCACTCGCCCTCTGGCAGGGCCCCTTCCTCTCCAATGTGCCCTCCGATGTGCTGCGCCGGGACGAGATTCCGCATCTCGTGGAGGAACGGCTGCGGGCGGTGGAACGCGCCCGTGACATCGAACTGTCCCTGGGACGGTGCCAGCAGGTCATCACGGAGCTGTGGACCGTGGCCCGGGCGTACCCGGCGCGCGAGCGGTTCCGGGAACAGCTCATCGAGGCCCTGTACCGGTCCGGCCGGCAGGCCGAGGCGCTGGCCGAATACCGTGCGGTCAAGGGATATTTGCGGGAGGAACTCGGCGTCAGTCCCGGCTCCTCGCTGCAACGGCTGGAGATGACCATTCTGCGGGGCGGCGACATCGGCCCGCCCGTCCCCGACGACCGCGGCGCCCTGGAGGGCCCGGCCGTTGCCGCCGCGGCAGCGGGCCTCCCGCCCGCCGAGGTCCCGCCGGCGCCGCCGAAGGCACGAGCCGCCCTGACCGCAGCACCACCCCCGACGGCGCGACCGATCGCCCCCGTCCCGCACTTCACCGGGCGGACGGCCGAGACGGCTTCCCTCGTCACCCGGCTCACCACCGGTGCCTCCCGGCCCGTCACCGTGGTGCTCTCGGGCGCGCCCGGCATCGGCAAGACCGCGCTCGCCCAGCACATCGCGCTGCTGACCCGTGACGCCTTCCCCGGCGGCCGGTTCCTGGTGCCGATGTCCCACCCCGACGGCACCCCCCGCTCCCCCGGCGAGATCGCGTCCGCACTCGCCCGGCGCGAGCACCACCGGGCGGACGACGCGCCGGACCACGGCGCCGGACGGCTGCTCGTGCTCGACGACGTCACCGACGCGGAGCAGGTACGGCCGCTGCTGCCGACCCGCCCCGGCAGTGCGGTGATCATCACCAGCGGTCTCGGCCTGGCCGGGCTGGTCGCCGCGCACGGCGGCTGGGCGCACCGGCTCGACACCCTCACCGAGGAGGAGTCCTGCCGGCTGCTGGCCGCCGTCCTGGGCACCGAGCGGGCCGAGGCCGAGCCGGACGCGCTGCGGCTGCTCGCCGCCGGGTGCGGGCACTTCCCGCTGGCCCTCACCATCATGGCGGCCCGGCTCCTCACCCGGCCGCGGCTGCGCGTCGCGGACTGCGCGGCCTGGCTGCGGGACGACCCGGTCACCCGGCTGTCCCTGGCCGGCGACCCGCGCCTGTCGGTGCCGAGGGTGTTCGCCACCGCGCTCGACCGGCTCGACCCGCTCCTCGCCGACGCGTTCCTGGCGATCGGCCGCTGCGACCGCCGGCGGTTCACGGCCCGGCTGGGCGCCCGGCTGCTGGGCGTGGCGCCGCAGGAGGCCGAGGAGACGCTGGAACGGCTGGTGGACGCCGGGTTGCTGGAGGAGGAGCCGGCCGGTGAGTACCAGATGCACGAGCTGCTCCGGGCGTTCGCGCGCGCCCGGCCGGGCGGCGGCGGCCCAACAGCGGTGCCGGCCGCCACCGCCGCGGCTTCCCCCTGA
- a CDS encoding helix-turn-helix transcriptional regulator, giving the protein MSRLLRAWRARVDRASIPELRGPGYRSRGRLSQADVARLTGVSEGWYRALETGSHRDFSDAFLLRVAAALRLNGTETLTLFLGVLGRRPPTDPPPAHTALDPALLALLRHQAPHPAYLADAAWNIVAANAPMAEWFPWVKGPRPNLMRWGLTSREAREQVLDWEESCARVYLATLRVASCQDQGNTQLQELLREVLAADAVCRRIWAEGYEVAEHHDGRRFRLRLPCHQGAEVLVTTQMFLPMQSPGLRFVVVTPLTP; this is encoded by the coding sequence ATGAGCCGACTGCTCCGCGCCTGGCGGGCCCGGGTCGACCGTGCTTCCATACCCGAGTTGCGGGGCCCCGGCTACCGGTCGAGAGGGCGGTTGTCGCAGGCGGACGTGGCCCGTCTGACAGGTGTGAGCGAAGGCTGGTACCGGGCATTGGAAACCGGTTCCCACCGCGATTTCTCCGACGCCTTTCTGTTGCGCGTCGCGGCGGCGCTGCGGCTGAACGGGACCGAGACGCTCACGCTCTTCCTCGGCGTCCTGGGGCGTCGGCCGCCCACCGATCCGCCGCCCGCGCACACCGCGCTCGACCCGGCCCTGCTCGCGCTGCTGCGCCACCAGGCGCCGCATCCGGCCTATCTCGCCGACGCCGCCTGGAACATCGTCGCGGCGAACGCGCCCATGGCCGAGTGGTTCCCCTGGGTCAAGGGGCCCCGCCCCAATCTGATGCGCTGGGGGCTCACCTCGCGGGAGGCCCGTGAGCAGGTGCTCGACTGGGAGGAGAGCTGCGCGCGGGTGTATCTGGCCACACTGCGCGTCGCGAGCTGTCAGGACCAGGGCAACACCCAGCTCCAGGAGCTGCTGCGGGAGGTCCTGGCCGCCGACGCCGTCTGCCGGCGGATCTGGGCGGAGGGCTATGAGGTCGCCGAACACCACGACGGCCGCCGCTTCCGGCTGCGCCTGCCGTGCCATCAGGGGGCGGAGGTCCTCGTCACCACCCAGATGTTCCTGCCCATGCAGTCACCGGGGCTGCGCTTCGTGGTCGTCACCCCGCTGACTCCCTGA
- a CDS encoding phenylacetate--CoA ligase family protein, with protein sequence MPVHQLSDLIRHARHHSPFYAELYADLPPDADRLADLPVVDQSAFWQANTLQNNRVLTAPLAEATVFKTGGTSGAPKFSCYTRDEWREFVTVFGQGLLEAGLRPGHRVADLFYAGELYASFLFILDSLAHAPVDNVRLPIGGGAPLESTIPTLHDFAAQVVAGTPTTLCRLAEHLISMGRQLPDVELLFFGGEALFDDQRRLLAAAFPNAEARSLGYASVDAGLLGCPVPGPDARLHRAFTPHSVVEILDETTGEVITEPYRPGRVVVTSLFRRLMPIIRYPAGDRAEWTETEGHFRILGRAEEGVRVGPVSLYSQDAQAAVTAADTRGRVMGSQLVVRRWDGRDGLILRLATAPGDDDPAELEVLAKEIITELYTARPLYPDSEHAGFVHPLTVEWARHRDLAVNSRSGKLVRVIDERPTA encoded by the coding sequence ATGCCCGTCCATCAGCTCTCGGACCTCATACGCCACGCCCGTCACCACTCGCCGTTCTACGCCGAGCTCTACGCCGACCTCCCGCCGGACGCGGACCGCCTCGCGGACCTTCCCGTCGTGGACCAGAGCGCGTTCTGGCAAGCCAACACCTTGCAGAACAACCGCGTATTGACCGCGCCCCTTGCCGAAGCGACCGTCTTCAAGACCGGCGGCACCAGTGGTGCGCCGAAGTTCTCCTGCTACACCCGGGACGAGTGGCGGGAGTTCGTCACCGTTTTCGGCCAAGGTCTGCTCGAGGCGGGGCTGCGCCCCGGCCACCGGGTCGCGGACCTCTTCTACGCCGGGGAGCTGTACGCCAGCTTCCTGTTCATCCTCGACTCGCTCGCGCACGCCCCGGTCGACAACGTCCGGCTGCCCATCGGCGGCGGCGCCCCGCTGGAGTCGACGATCCCCACCCTCCATGACTTCGCCGCACAGGTGGTGGCCGGTACCCCGACCACCCTGTGCCGGCTCGCCGAGCACCTGATCTCCATGGGCCGTCAGCTCCCCGACGTGGAGCTGCTGTTCTTCGGCGGCGAGGCGCTCTTCGACGACCAGCGCCGACTGCTGGCCGCCGCCTTCCCCAACGCCGAGGCCCGCTCGCTCGGCTACGCCAGCGTCGACGCCGGACTGCTCGGCTGCCCCGTGCCCGGACCGGACGCGCGGCTGCACCGCGCGTTCACCCCGCACTCCGTCGTCGAGATCCTCGACGAGACCACCGGCGAAGTGATCACCGAGCCGTACCGGCCCGGTCGCGTCGTCGTCACCAGCCTCTTCCGCCGCCTCATGCCGATCATCCGCTACCCCGCGGGCGACCGCGCGGAATGGACGGAGACCGAAGGCCACTTCCGCATCCTCGGCCGTGCGGAGGAGGGCGTCCGTGTCGGACCCGTCTCGCTGTACTCGCAGGACGCGCAGGCCGCCGTCACCGCCGCCGACACCCGGGGCCGCGTCATGGGCTCCCAGCTCGTGGTCCGCCGCTGGGACGGCCGCGACGGCCTGATCCTGCGCCTGGCCACCGCACCGGGCGACGACGACCCGGCGGAGCTGGAGGTCCTCGCCAAGGAGATCATCACCGAGCTGTACACGGCCCGGCCGCTGTACCCCGACAGCGAGCACGCCGGATTCGTGCACCCCCTGACGGTCGAGTGGGCGCGCCACCGCGACCTCGCCGTCAACTCCCGCTCGGGCAAGCTCGTCCGCGTCATCGACGAGAGGCCGACCGCATGA